The Candidatus Mycosynbacter amalyticus genome contains the following window.
CAGTCGTATCGGAAGTAGTCCTCAAAGACCGTATTCATATGTCTCAGGAAGGTATGTTTGTGGTGGTGCTAACAGTGCACAAGGGAAGCGGTCGCTTGCTCACAAGCCCGGATATCATCAGCCGCGGCTTTATCTACCTGCGCGATAGCGAGGAGCTGATGAATTTGATGCGTCAGTATTTGAAGCAAAAAGTGCAGCGCAGCTTCGGTGGCAGGCGCCCTGATATGGATCAGCTGAAGAAGGAGCTGAAAGACGAAATTACACACCTCCTCTATGACCAGACGCGTCGTACACCGATCGTGATTCCTGTTATCAACGAGATTGGTGGTGGGGGTGGCCAGCAGCAGGGTGGCGGTAACCGCGATAATCGTCAACAGCGTGGCAATAATCGCCCAGCGACCGACGGTCAAGTGAAGCCATTTGCGGCGCCAGCAGCCAAGAAGTTTCCGCCAAAGCAAGTGCCAGACAGCGATGCAATCGAGCCTCGCGCCAAGGCTGATACGCGCGGCTACTAGCCTTAGGTTTGCATACCAAATACATCGAGCAATGCTCGGTGTATTGACTTATTATAATGTTTATGCTATTATTAAATTATAGTAACAATCAAATACAAACAGATAACATGATAGAAATTCTTTACTCACTGGCCGGTTCTGTCGCTCTGGTGGCGAGCGGCTCCCAAGTGCGCCAGCTCATTCGCAGCGGTCGCTCAGACGAACTAAGTGTAGCCACTTGGTCGCTGTGGTGTGGCACACAGCTCGTATCGCTTGTATATATGATTTCGATTCATCAGCCGCTACTTATCGTATTCAACGGTCTATGGGCGACACTGTATGCGCTGATGGTGGGGCTCATATTGTACTATCGTCGTTATCCACGCCAAGTCATAGATCTTGATTCTGTTAGGCTGCCAGAAGAAGCTTCATAAAGTAAACTCACCCCGCTCTCTATCTACGAGCGGGGTGAGTTCGTAGGTGGCGGGGTGCTTAGTCCTGATAGAGCTGGACGGAGATGACCTGCTGGAGCGCACCGAGTTCGAACGATATATCGGTGCCGTCGAGTACTGCGCAGACTGCCTCGCCGACTGCTAGCGGCGCCGAACGAGCTCGCCAAGTGCCGACGACGAGTATGGGCACATCGTGACAGTTCTCGAGGAACTTGCGTATTCGTGCACGTACCTCTGGTTGAAGTGGGTGCGCTCCGCTTGCAGCTGTCTCGAGGGCAAACATATGCAGGAGGTCCCATTGATTACCAGTTGGGTAGACCGTCTGAAGTGCGAAGAATAGTTCGCCGTTCTTGGCTTGACGAGATTCGAGTATGAGTCGTCCTCTCTCTGTAGTTTGTACTATGAGACGATGCACATCGCACGGGTGGATGTCATCATGATGGTTACTAGGTGTCATGTCCTATCCTTTTGGTTGTCGGGACGTACCTGTAGAGTAGGTGGTGATGCGCTAAGATGCAACCATAAGAAGCTTGCAAATTGTGGTATTTTGTGCTACAATACAAACATTCGCCGCAGAGTAGCGTAGGAAATAACACCACGTCCACCTGCACGAAACCGACAAAAACAGTAGTATACTAGAGCTAATGGCAAAAAAGAAGAAAACCACTAGGGGTAAAAAAGCTGCACCGTCCAAGCCACAACACATGTTGCCGGCTGGTTTTTGGGCGCAAGTTGGCGCCGTAGCGCTCATCGTCGTTTCGATACTCTATATTGTGGCGTGGTTTGGCGCGGGCGGGCCGGTGCTCGATTGGGTGCAAGCGATGAGCCTGGAGTTTATCGGTTATGCGGTCTATGTGCTGCCAATCTTATTTACGTACCTGGCTGTGGAGACTTTCCGCGCTAGTAACAACAAACTGGCGCTCATGACCAAACTTTCAACTGCACTTCTGGTAGTGTGGTGTGCCGGTCTCTTTGGGCTTATGCAAGATGGTTCAGGTAATGCTACTGGTGGCTGGGTGGGCGCTACACTCAATGATAATGTCATGCTGCCGATGGTGAGCCCGACCGTAGCAGGGTTTATCTATGTGGTTCTCATCGTTATCACCGTGCTATTTGTACTGCGCGTGTCGCCGTTTACTGTTATCAGTCGTGTCTGGGGTTGGATTAGTACCAATATGCGCGAAGAAGAGCGTACCAACAAAGAGGTGATCAAAAAAGCAAATGCAGAAGAAGCGACCAAAAGCACTGGTATTCGCTTGAAGTTTGGTGGCAGTGAAAAAGACAAAAAAGACGAAGACAAATCGAACGATATCGCCGAGCTCAAACTCAAAGGTATGGTGACAGCCGATGCCGAGGAAGAGAAACCAAAACCACGCCTGTCGAGCCTACGTGGTAGTGTCCAGCAGGACAAGGTTGCCGAGGAGAAGCAGGCACTAGTAGCTGTTAACGACCCGAACTGGCAGGCACCAAGTCTCGATCTACTAGAAAAGAAGCAGAAACCAGCCGATCCAGGTGATGTCCAGCAGAGTGCTCAGACGATCAAAGATACTTTGAGCGAGTTCAACATCGATGTGGAGATGGAAGGTGCCAATGTCGGACCAAAGGTGACGCAATATACACTCAAGCCGCCAAGTGGTGTCAAACTGACCCGTATTACGGCATTGGAGACCAATATCGCACTCAATCTGGCTGCGCAGAGTTTGCGTATGGAAGCGCCAATTCCTGGTCAAAAAGCTGTGGGCATTGAAGTGCCAAACTTGCGTGCGGCCGACGTGCGTTTGTACGGCATTCTGGAATCCAAGCAGTGGAAGACGAGTACCCAGCCGCTCAGTTTTGCGATAGGTAAGGATATCTCTGGTCATGCCGTAGTCGGCGAGCTCAACAAGATGCCCCACTTGCTGATTGCCGGTCAGACGGGCTCTGGTAAATCTGTGATGATCAATACGCTTCTGACGAGCTTGCTCTACCGCAATAGTCCGAGCCAGATGAAGCTGATTTTGGTGGATCCGAAGCAGGTCGAGATGGCACCGTACGAAGACATTCCGCATCTGCTGACACCAGTGATCAACGAGCCTGAAAAGACCGTAAGTGCACTCAAATGGGCTGTCAATGAGATGGAGCGCCGCTACAAATTGCTGGCCGAAGAAAAGGTGCGTGAGATAGAGAGTTACAATAAGCGTTTGGCGCAGCGTGGTCGCAAAATCTCCGTCGAAGACGAAGAAGGTAATATGCAGGAGCACGAAGAGGGCACAATGCCGTACATCGTAATCGTAATCGACGAGCTGGCTGACCTGATGATGCTGGCAGCTCGCGATGTAGAGGCGCTGATCGTGCGCCTAGCGCAGAAGGCTCGTGCTGTTGGTATCCACCTGGTATTGGCGACGCAGCGTCCGAGTGTCAATGTCATCACCGGCCTTATCAAAGCCAACGTACCGGCGCGTATCGCCTTTACAGTGGCGAGTCAGGTGGACAGCCGTACGATTCTGGATGTGATGGGCGCCGAGAAGCTGCTCGGCCAGGGTGATATGCTCATGAAGACTGCTCAGATGGGCAAACCGAAGCGCGTGCAGGGCGCGTGGGTGACGGATGAAGAGGTGCTCAAGATTACCGATCATCTGCGCATGCAGAGCGCACCGCAGTATAACGACGAGATTGTGGCGCAGCCCGTGCAGCTCAACGGCAAGGGTGGTGTGGTGATGGATTTCGACAGTGACGGTACTGATGATATGTACAAAGATGCCGTGCGCGTGGTGGTAGAGAGTAAAAAGGCGAGCACGAGCTTGCTGCAGCGTCGTCTACGTATTGGCTACGCACGCGCTGCTCGTGTGATCGAAGAGCTCGAGGAACAAGGCGTAATCGGACCGGCTGACGGTGCCCGTCCTCGCGAGGTGCTGATTAGTAGTCTTGACGACCTTAACAGTGGTGAATAAGCATTAAGGTAATTGACAAAATAATATCTTTGGTGTATAATATATACATCTCGACTCGAGAGGCATCTTCGCCTCCGGGCTAGGGTGTTTTTTGAGAGTTTTAGCTAGATTCAGGCAATAGCAACATACCTCGACCAGGGAGTTTTCATGTCGTTTGTTTCGAAGACCTACAACAATATCGCCGACGCGAAGTTGGTTGACAAGGACTTCATGGAGGGCAAGTACGTTCTCTTGACCGGTGTCGCTGATCCGAAGGGGTTAGGCGCGCAACTGCTCAACTTTTTCTGTGAGATGAGGATTGCGGGTGCAATTCTCATCGACATCGACGAGCGTGTCGCCAACGGTGAACTCGTTGCCAAGTGTGTTGGGATGGGCGTGAAGGATGTCTTCACGGCTCAGGCCGACGTCACGGACGATGCTTCGATGGCCGATTTGGCACCGGCAATCGCAGGTTTCCTTGCCGGCAACAAGTTGTCTTATGTGATGGCGGGGGCAGGGTATTTCGCCCCCTCGACTGCCATGTATTTAGATATGGAAGCCTTCGCCAGGGCGATGGACGTGACCGTCAAAGGCACGTCATATACGTTCCAACTGGCTGAGTCGTTCGCCGCTGATCAATGCATCTTCATCGGTGCGGGTTCGGCGGCGAGCGACGCGTGCTTTGTCGACATGACCATCTACAATGTGGCGAAGGCAGCACTCGAGGCATACATCAACTCGCTGAAAGGCGAGTATGCTGGCACCGGATGGGAGTTCCATTGCATGAAGTTTGCACAAGTCGAGGGCACCCAGCTCTCACAGTGGTTCTCCAAGTTGGAGTTCGCACGGACGTTGCTCGCACGCAATAAGCGTGCGGCGCGCGTACTCAACCGGCACGCATCGGCACGACCTGCAATCCGTAGCCTTGTCCAGATGGGGCGCGGTGGCATGTACGCTGAGCTGTATCGGCAGTACCCGAAGTCTCGGGTGGTGCCGCTTGCCACTCTGCCTACCGTGGCTCGGCCGGTAATTCGTAAACTCATTGGCTCGATCTCGGAAGACGATCGAGTGATGATGCGACTCGACGCTGAGCGTGAGACGGGTCGCGTGTCTGGGCTGCTGCAGTAACACTAGCGGACTCTCTGGAGAGCTCGTCGACTAGGAACTCGCCAACGTATTGTTGGGATGAGCGGCCTAGTTGGCGAGCTCCTTTTCGTATCTGCTTATAGAGAGTTGTAGATCAGATTTGCTATAGCGCTGCTGCCGAGAGGGGTGGGGTGGCGTGTCTGATATAGCGAAGCGGGGGCGTCGCCATTGAACCAGCGCTCAGAACCGCTACAGACATCGTGGCCGTTTTGGGCTGGCGTGTCGACATCGACAAAAGTTACACCTTGATTATCTGCGGCAGTCTTGAGCGTGCCATTGAACTGAGCGAAGAAACCGGTAACAATGGGTCCGTCGGCATTGCTATAGCCTGCCTGGAACGCACATCCAGTGGAGTCGTAGAGTCCGCCATGACCAACAAGTACTACTTGTGCAGTCGGTGCACGATTTTTTACTACCTGTAAGACTTCTTCTACTTTTGGCTGTAATCCAGCCAACGCAGTAGCGATTGATGGTTGTAGATTTTGATCATCTCGGCACTTGCGGTCTATGCCGGGTATCATGCTGATACATTTGTCCACGAATTGCGACCAACCGATGTCGTTTCCGCCGATAGAAACTGTGACAAGGTTGGTGTCACTCGTAACGGCGTCAATCTGTACTGGCACCGAGGCGAGCAGTGTTCGCTGTGGTGAGCTGAGGATATTTTCTGTTTTTGCTGCGGTGCACGATTTGTCTATCAAAGTGGCGCCAAGGCGTCCGGCGAGGACTTTGGGGTACGATGACGAGGTTTGTCCGCAACCATTGCCTGTGAGTACTGATGTGTACGTAGGTGCGGCTGCTCGGGAATCTCCAAGTGCAACATACCTCACCGGCGCTTGGGGTGGGGCTGCAAACAGAGTGTGTGCAGCGAGTAGCGAAACCAGGCTTGCGATCCCGAGCACAAGTGCAATGAATAGATTGGTACGATAACGATATCTAGTATTCATGGGACCTCCTCTACGTAGTACTTACTATCTATTGTACGCGAATTAGCGCAGTTGAATAAAAGAATCTTCAAAAGCCTCGAGACTGGATTTTTCCACAGGTCTAGTGTATAATTACTAGTGTTATTAACTCGGCCTGTACAGTGATACAAGCATCCAATAGGATTCCAGAGGAGGAAATCTAGTGAAAGAATACGAATTAACCGTACTCATTCACCCCGACCTCGAGGCAGATATCGAGAAGCCACTTGCGAAAGTGCGCGATATCGTCAAGAGTGCCGGTGGTGAAATTACCAAAGAAGATAACTGGGGCAAGAAGAAGCTTGCGTACAGTATCAAGCGTGAAGATTTCGCAGTGTATGTCTACATGGACGTCAAGCTGCCAGCCGATGCGCCTTTGAAGATCAGCAACACGCTCAACATCACCGAGGAAGTACTACGCTACCTACTGGTAACTGTCGACGAGAAGGGTCGCGCGCTCATCGCTGAAGACAAGAAGCGTGCTGCCGATCAGGGTGAAGACGTAGAAGAGAAGTAGTTAGGAATATAGGGAGTAAGGGAGTTAGACTATGGCACGAGGAATCAATCAAGTAATACTGATGGGACGTCTTACGCGAGACCCAGAAGTTCGCACTACCGGTAGCGGCAAGAGTGTTACCAGCTTCAGCTTGGCAGTCGACCGCGGCGGCCAAGATGATCAAGCAGACTTCTTCGATGTGACTGCATGGGAGAAGACCGGTGAACTGGTCGCGCAGTATCTGAGTAAGGGTCGTCGCTGCCTTGTGCAGGGGCGCTTGCGCCAGGACAGCTGGGACGACAAAGATACCGGCAAGAAGCGTACTCGCGTGGAAGTTGTTGCGTTTGACGTGACCTTCCTCGACGGACCAAACGGTGACGGTGGAGGAAGCCAAGGCGGCTCATCGGCACCACGACAGCAAACCAAGGATGTCGCACCAGAGAATATCGATGATAAACCCATCGACCTGAGCGAGATTCCTTTCTAGTAAGTTTTCAAAGATAAAGGAATTTTATGAAACGATTCAAAAAAGATACGCCTGCGTATTTTGACTACAAAGATGTGAAGACGCTGCTGCGTTACATCGATCCATACGGCAAGATTGAGCCAATCGGCAAAACTGGCTTGAGCGTGAAGCAACAGCGCCAGCTCGCGACCGCTATCAAGCGTGCGCGCCACTTGGCACTTCTGCCATTTGTCACTAGCAACTAGTTGGCAGATAGTAGAGCGCACTCTCCGGGGTGCGTTCGCTCTATCCGCGAAATATAACGAAGGAGAATATGCATGTACCAACCAACTGATCTCAAAAAAGGAACCGTTTGCCAGATCGACGGTAAACCATACCGCGTCGTCGAGTACGGCCAGAAGGTGATGGGGCGCGGCGGTTCTATCGTCAACGTCAAACTCAAGAACCTGATCGACGGCAGTGTGATTCCAAAGACGTTCAAAGGCCAGGAAAAGATCGAACCGGCAGAAGTGAATAACAAAACTGTGCAGTACTTGTATCAAAGTGGCGACGCGTTTAACTTCATGGATCCAGAGAGTTTCGAGCAGTTTGAGCTGGGTGCTGATGTGGTAGATAGCGCGGCCGATTATCTAAAAGAAGGTGATGAGCTGACGCTGCAGTTCTTTGGCGATAAAGTGATCAACGTGGAGCTGCCAAAAAATCTGTATCTCGAAGTGACATACGCCGAGGACGTCGTGAAGGGTGATACGACGAGCAGCGTATTGAAAGATGCCACACTAGAGACCGGCAAAGTCGTGAAGGTACCGTCATTTATCAAGACGGGCGATATCATCTCGGTCGATACTGCTACGGGCGAGTATCGCGAACGCAAGAAGTAACATGAATATGGCGACTGAACGACTGATGGCTGCGGTGCCAGTAGAGCCCGTGGAGGTTGGCCCTGTAGATTCGTGGCCATCTCACATCACGCTCGTGCCATGGTTTGATCTTGTGCAGTCGCGCTGGGAGGCATTTGATCAAGCATTCCAAGAAGAAGAAATAGTATGGGATTTGGATGCACGTGTACACGTGGTGAAGAAAGATACTTTTGGTACTGATGAAAATCCGGTGACCGTATCACGTTTATTCGGTATTATGTCCGTATTGGCGCATTCACGGACAGCTGGCTTGGTAAAAGATTTTGGCGGCAGTTTCGATGAGACATATACAGGCAGGGAGTGGCACGCACATATCACCGATAAACCGGGTCGAGTGTTCGAGGAAGGTGCTTCCATAGAAACTTCATCAATTGCCATATTTCAAAAACAAGCCGGCGAGAAAATCATCAAGCAAGTGTATGAGCGACCAGTGATAACTAAGAATTACCAGTAAAAATGCTTACACTTGCACATTGCGTGCCTCAGGCGTATGCTTGGGGCGCGTTTGGTAGGGTGAATAGTCGCTAGCGCCAAACACGTTCTTTACATCCTCGCACTCAAAGGAGAGGGATATGCGAGCGAAGATCAGTGGTGTGATTGTTGTGATCGCTGTGTTGCTACTCATCGCTACTACAGCTGGTCGAGCATCGGCTCTGCCTGGCGTAGACGATGTTGTACCGGCGCCGAACTATGATGTGGCACAGGCGATGTTGCCGACGCCCACGGGCGATCCGTTTTTTGACCGTACTCCGCCAGGTCTGGCAAGTATGAAACCGGGGCAGGTGATCGCGATACGCGATGTGTCGTGGCCGGGCAAGGTGTTTACCTTGTGGCAGGCGCAGCGTGTGGTGCAGGTCAAGTTTCGTAGTACGGACGCAAAAGGGCGGCCGAGCTACGGTACGGCGACTATCATCATGCCGCCGGGAGATATCACGAATCGTCCGGTACTGGTGAACAATCTTCCGATCGATGCGCTCGGGGCGAAGTGCACCCCAAGCTACGCGTTGGCACACGGATACGATCCACTCACCACCAGCGCTACCGACTATGTGCCACCGACGACACTCCTCGCGATCAAGCGGGGTTATGTGGCGCTACTGCCGGATCATCAGGGGCCGAAGATGGCCTACGCGGAACCAGTGGTGGCAGGGCATATGATTCTGGATGCCGTACGCGCCATGCGTTCTGTTGAGCCGGCGCTCGCCGAGAGTCGTTTTGGTATGACAGGCTATAGTGGCGGAGCGATTGCCACTAATGGTGCGGCCAAACTGCTGCCCGAATACGCTCCAGAGCTTGCACGCCAAGCTGTCGGTGCGGCTCTCGGTGGCACACCTGTGGATGCACGTGTGCTGGTGGGGAGCATGTCTCCCTGGTACAACTGGGCCAAGGGATTGTTTGTCGCGGGAGTGTACGGAATCTCTCGGGAAAACCCAGAGATTCTGGATGGAGTGAACAATCTCGGCAAGTGGGCCGCCCCCATCTTCCGTGATCTGTGCACGGTTCCGGCCGCCATGTTGGGGCCGCTCACGATTCCCGTAGAGGCGGTGTCGGCTATACCCGATCCGTTTCGCTCTCCACTGGCTCAAAAGATCTATCGGCACTTCAACATGCCAGGCAAGCGCTACGGCATGCCGATGTATGTGTACAACGGGGCCCAGGAATTTTGGATCCCGGCTATCATGGCGCAGCACCTGTACGCAGAGCAGTGCCGTCTAGGGGTGCGCGCTGTGTTGCGACTGGCGCCGGGCGAGCATGCCATCGCCGCAGTGACGGGATTGCCAGGTGCGCTCCAGTGGCTCGACGCACGGCTGCAGGGCGTGTCCGCCCCCAACGAGTGTTAGAGGATTGAGAGAGTAGTTCTCCCTCACACATGAACCCTGGTGGACGTATGTCCACCAGGGTTCATTAATTGTGTAAATACATAAAATATGATATAATTTATATTATACCAGGGTTCAGATAACCCTGGTTGTTGTTTTACACCTTCTCGAGTAAGGAGAGATATGCACAAGCGATACGTGACTCGCGTCGTGACGATAGTGGCTGCGCTCGGCCTGGTGTTGGGCCTTTCGCTCGACACTGCGCCGACGCAGGCGAAGCCCATTGCTCCTGAGGCCATGCAAGTGGCAGCTGTCGCCAATACGTTGGGCTCGACAGCCGAGGAGCTACAGACTGCATTGCAGATTCTTGCCACGGGTCAGGCTCGGCCGCGCTTACTCAAACCAGATCGATTGGCCGACAGCTTTTTTGATCGGCCGGCGAACGTGAGCGGTGTACCAGGTGTGGTGGTGGCAGCACGAGATATCTCGCCGAGAGCTTCGGCGAGTGTGGGTGTGCGCGTTCGTGCGACGCAGTACAAGTTCGTCACCCGTGATAGTCACGGCGTAGCGGACTGGGCGACGGCAACGTTGCTGCTGCCGGTTGCGATGAGTAAGCCCCAGCATATACTGGTGTTCAACGATGCCACGGATTCGCTCGGGTTGCGGTGTCAGCCCGGTGCCAAGTTGGCATCGGGTCGGCAGTTTGATCTGGCGTGGGGCCTCAAGCAAGGCTTCGGCGTGCTCGTGCCAGATCACGATGGTCTGGATAGCGAGTATGCCGCGACCAGGCAAACCGGGCATATTGTGCTCGACGCCATGCGGGTCGCCTCGCGAGTGCATCCGAACGCTGATTTCATCAACGTCGGGTATTCAGGCGGCGGTCTGTCCAATTACGGCGCGAGCATGTTCCAGCAGGAGTATGCACCCGAGCTGAACGGCCGTGTGACGGCCTACTTCTCGGGTGGCACACCGGCAAACTTGTCGGCTGTGGTGGCGCAGATGGACGGCGACTTCGTCGACAGCGGAATCTTGTTTGCCGCCGTGTTAGGTATCTCGCGTGAGTACCCGCAGGTCTACACGCTGTATCGCCCGATTGGCTTGGCTGTGGGCTACCTGATGCGCAATGCGTGTCTGGAAGAGTTCGGCGCGCTGGGCTTG
Protein-coding sequences here:
- a CDS encoding single-stranded DNA-binding protein; the encoded protein is MARGINQVILMGRLTRDPEVRTTGSGKSVTSFSLAVDRGGQDDQADFFDVTAWEKTGELVAQYLSKGRRCLVQGRLRQDSWDDKDTGKKRTRVEVVAFDVTFLDGPNGDGGGSQGGSSAPRQQTKDVAPENIDDKPIDLSEIPF
- the rpsF gene encoding 30S ribosomal protein S6, which gives rise to MKEYELTVLIHPDLEADIEKPLAKVRDIVKSAGGEITKEDNWGKKKLAYSIKREDFAVYVYMDVKLPADAPLKISNTLNITEEVLRYLLVTVDEKGRALIAEDKKRAADQGEDVEEK
- a CDS encoding SGNH/GDSL hydrolase family protein, coding for MNTRYRYRTNLFIALVLGIASLVSLLAAHTLFAAPPQAPVRYVALGDSRAAAPTYTSVLTGNGCGQTSSSYPKVLAGRLGATLIDKSCTAAKTENILSSPQRTLLASVPVQIDAVTSDTNLVTVSIGGNDIGWSQFVDKCISMIPGIDRKCRDDQNLQPSIATALAGLQPKVEEVLQVVKNRAPTAQVVLVGHGGLYDSTGCAFQAGYSNADGPIVTGFFAQFNGTLKTAADNQGVTFVDVDTPAQNGHDVCSGSERWFNGDAPASLYQTRHPTPLGSSAIANLIYNSL
- a CDS encoding lipase family protein, coding for MHKRYVTRVVTIVAALGLVLGLSLDTAPTQAKPIAPEAMQVAAVANTLGSTAEELQTALQILATGQARPRLLKPDRLADSFFDRPANVSGVPGVVVAARDISPRASASVGVRVRATQYKFVTRDSHGVADWATATLLLPVAMSKPQHILVFNDATDSLGLRCQPGAKLASGRQFDLAWGLKQGFGVLVPDHDGLDSEYAATRQTGHIVLDAMRVASRVHPNADFINVGYSGGGLSNYGASMFQQEYAPELNGRVTAYFSGGTPANLSAVVAQMDGDFVDSGILFAAVLGISREYPQVYTLYRPIGLAVGYLMRNACLEEFGALGLLSLPIDTFATPRALYSATARAVFADTDLVGHGRVIPADLLVYHSAGDEMIPYPQALRWYQEQQSSAAPGRARLLWTGSGTHSHYGQRMQSVLQHRILTHYWQN
- a CDS encoding lipase family protein, translating into MRAKISGVIVVIAVLLLIATTAGRASALPGVDDVVPAPNYDVAQAMLPTPTGDPFFDRTPPGLASMKPGQVIAIRDVSWPGKVFTLWQAQRVVQVKFRSTDAKGRPSYGTATIIMPPGDITNRPVLVNNLPIDALGAKCTPSYALAHGYDPLTTSATDYVPPTTLLAIKRGYVALLPDHQGPKMAYAEPVVAGHMILDAVRAMRSVEPALAESRFGMTGYSGGAIATNGAAKLLPEYAPELARQAVGAALGGTPVDARVLVGSMSPWYNWAKGLFVAGVYGISRENPEILDGVNNLGKWAAPIFRDLCTVPAAMLGPLTIPVEAVSAIPDPFRSPLAQKIYRHFNMPGKRYGMPMYVYNGAQEFWIPAIMAQHLYAEQCRLGVRAVLRLAPGEHAIAAVTGLPGALQWLDARLQGVSAPNEC
- the rpsR gene encoding 30S ribosomal protein S18 encodes the protein MKRFKKDTPAYFDYKDVKTLLRYIDPYGKIEPIGKTGLSVKQQRQLATAIKRARHLALLPFVTSN
- the efp gene encoding elongation factor P, with the translated sequence MYQPTDLKKGTVCQIDGKPYRVVEYGQKVMGRGGSIVNVKLKNLIDGSVIPKTFKGQEKIEPAEVNNKTVQYLYQSGDAFNFMDPESFEQFELGADVVDSAADYLKEGDELTLQFFGDKVINVELPKNLYLEVTYAEDVVKGDTTSSVLKDATLETGKVVKVPSFIKTGDIISVDTATGEYRERKK
- a CDS encoding SDR family oxidoreductase, translating into MSFVSKTYNNIADAKLVDKDFMEGKYVLLTGVADPKGLGAQLLNFFCEMRIAGAILIDIDERVANGELVAKCVGMGVKDVFTAQADVTDDASMADLAPAIAGFLAGNKLSYVMAGAGYFAPSTAMYLDMEAFARAMDVTVKGTSYTFQLAESFAADQCIFIGAGSAASDACFVDMTIYNVAKAALEAYINSLKGEYAGTGWEFHCMKFAQVEGTQLSQWFSKLEFARTLLARNKRAARVLNRHASARPAIRSLVQMGRGGMYAELYRQYPKSRVVPLATLPTVARPVIRKLIGSISEDDRVMMRLDAERETGRVSGLLQ
- a CDS encoding FtsK/SpoIIIE family DNA translocase, whose amino-acid sequence is MAKKKKTTRGKKAAPSKPQHMLPAGFWAQVGAVALIVVSILYIVAWFGAGGPVLDWVQAMSLEFIGYAVYVLPILFTYLAVETFRASNNKLALMTKLSTALLVVWCAGLFGLMQDGSGNATGGWVGATLNDNVMLPMVSPTVAGFIYVVLIVITVLFVLRVSPFTVISRVWGWISTNMREEERTNKEVIKKANAEEATKSTGIRLKFGGSEKDKKDEDKSNDIAELKLKGMVTADAEEEKPKPRLSSLRGSVQQDKVAEEKQALVAVNDPNWQAPSLDLLEKKQKPADPGDVQQSAQTIKDTLSEFNIDVEMEGANVGPKVTQYTLKPPSGVKLTRITALETNIALNLAAQSLRMEAPIPGQKAVGIEVPNLRAADVRLYGILESKQWKTSTQPLSFAIGKDISGHAVVGELNKMPHLLIAGQTGSGKSVMINTLLTSLLYRNSPSQMKLILVDPKQVEMAPYEDIPHLLTPVINEPEKTVSALKWAVNEMERRYKLLAEEKVREIESYNKRLAQRGRKISVEDEEGNMQEHEEGTMPYIVIVIDELADLMMLAARDVEALIVRLAQKARAVGIHLVLATQRPSVNVITGLIKANVPARIAFTVASQVDSRTILDVMGAEKLLGQGDMLMKTAQMGKPKRVQGAWVTDEEVLKITDHLRMQSAPQYNDEIVAQPVQLNGKGGVVMDFDSDGTDDMYKDAVRVVVESKKASTSLLQRRLRIGYARAARVIEELEEQGVIGPADGARPREVLISSLDDLNSGE